The following proteins come from a genomic window of Anas platyrhynchos isolate ZD024472 breed Pekin duck chromosome 12, IASCAAS_PekinDuck_T2T, whole genome shotgun sequence:
- the LOC119712971 gene encoding C-signal-like has protein sequence MGELRVRSVLVTGANRGIGLGLVQHLLGLPNPPEWVFAACRDPKGQRAQELQNLASKHPNLVIVPLEVTEPASIKAAAASVGERLKDSGLNLLINNAGIGNNSSLDNVTQEDLAQMYATNTIGPLLLSQAFLPLLKKAAQGSPGSGLSCSKAAIINMSSYAGSIQDVYVWEYGQAISYRCSKAALNMLTKCQSLGYREHGILCAAFHPGWVITDMGGTIEDKTRVTVDVSVRGMLKVMSSLSEKDTGTFLDWEGKVLPW, from the exons ATGGGAGAGCTTCGTGTCCGCTCCGTTCTGGTGACTGGAGCCAACCGAGGAATCGGCCTGGGGTTAGTCCAgcacctgctggggctgccaaaTCCACCCGAGTGGGTCTTTGCAGCCTGCCGGGACCCCAAGGGACAGCGAGCACAG GAGCTGCAGAACTTGGCTTCCAAGCACCCCAACCTGGTCATCGTCCCGCTCG AAGTCACCGAGCCCGCCAGCATCAAGGCGGCTGCAGCCAGCGTCGGGGAGCGCCTCAAGGACTCGGGTCTCAACCTCCTCATCAACAATGCCGGGATTGGAAATAACAGTTCTCTTGACAACGTGACACAGGAGGACTTGGCCCAGATGTATGCCACCAACACCATTGGGcccctgctgctgagccag GCGTTCCTGCCCCTGCTGAagaaggctgcccaggggagcccgggctcagggctgagctgcagcaaggCAGCCATCATCAACATGTCCAGCTATGCTGGCTCCATTCAGGATGTCTATGTCTGGGAATATGGACAAGCTATTTCATATCGCTGCAGCAAG GCTGCTCTGAACATGCTCACCAAGTGCCAGTCCTTGGGCTACCGGGAACACGGCAtcctctgtgctgctttccaTCCTGGCTGGGTGATAACAGACATGGGAGGCACAATAGAAGATAAG ACCCGTGTGACAGTGGATGTGAGTGTGCGGGGGATGCTGAAGGTGATGTCCTCCCTCTCTGAGAAGGACACCGGGACCTTCCTGGACTGGGAAGGGAAAGTTCTGCCCTGGTGA